DNA from Chryseobacterium wanjuense:
TGAGTAAAATGAAATACAAAATCAGCAAAGAAGCATCAAATGATTTAGAAAAAATTTGGCTCTATACTTTTGAAATCTGGTCAAAAGAACAAGCAGACCATTATTTTGACTTACTTATGGATGAAATTGAATATTTATCTGAAAATCCTAAATCCGGAAAAGACTATAGTGAAATTAGAAAAGGATATTTCCGTTCAAGAGTAAAATCACATTTCATCTTTTACAAAATCAATATCAAAAATGAGGAAATTGAAATCATCAGAATTCTTCATCAGCAAATGGATATTTCATCGAGATTGGATGAATAAAATATAAACCTAACAGGTTTTTGAAACCTGTTAGGTTTATATTTTATTCTAACAAAAACTTCCTCTCCATCCCAATCTCCACCAAAAACACCCCATCATGCGAAATCACCACCAAAGTTCCATGATAATCCTTAATAGAATTCGTCAGAATTTCCACGTTTTGAAGGTCTAAATTATTCGTCGGTTCATTAAGTTTCAAGTAATTCATTTTGAAGAAATACCAAGAATTGATACATTTGATTTAAAATTAAATAATGGCAAAAAATACATCCATATTATTGTCCATTATTTCGATAACTTTATCAATCAACACATTAAATCAGGAAGACTTTTTACTGCAAGTAAAGTTGTAATATTTCATCGAGGTTAGATGAATAATAAAGCTCACAACACAATATGATTAACGAGGAAATAATTCAACGAATTGAAATAAACATACAAAATTTTAAAGATAACTTTAAAAATGATTATAAATTATTGTCTGTAGCCAGTCCAAAATCGATAGAAAATTTTGAAAGCAAATTTGCCGTTAAAATTCCTGATGATTTTAAATGGTTCCTGTTAAATATTTCCAATGGAATTGTGAATACTGAGCAATATGGCTTTAATTTAATTGATAGAATAGATTTTTCAGATTACTATTATTTGCCCGATGAATTCAACCCTTCATTACCTTTTAAATTAAATGATGATTTTGACTTTGAAACTGATGAATATGATGATTTTATCAATGGAACCATTCATTTAGCAGGATATGGCTGTGGTTGTTATTCATTTATAGTTGTAAATGGCGAGGAATATGGAAATGTCTGGATTGATAATTATGCTTCTAACTCTGAGGTGAGTCCTATAAAAAGTGAACTAAAAAACAGGCTCAATTTTCACGAATGGTTAGACGAAAAAATAAATTCCATGATTTCTCAAAAAAATGAAAAAGAAAATTTTAGACAGAAACAGCTTCAGGAAGAAAAAAAGCAAGTACATCAGCACTATGAAAAATTGAAATCAGACTTTAATGGTAAAGCTTCAAATGTTCGCTTATCCATTTTTGAAAAAATTAAACAAATTTTTAAATAACAAATACTACAGATTAATCTGAAAGATTTTTTCTTTTGAGATTACTCTGACAATTATTAAATAAATTATGAACAAACAATTAAAAACACTTATCCTCCTTTTATTACCATTTTTCTTTTTAAATGCTCAAAATAAAATAACAGAATATTTAAATATTCCGGGGCCTATTATGCTTGATTCCAAAACATATCAATTAGTGTGGAGCTCACATCCAAATGAAAATTATTTTAAACAGGAATATCTGAGTTCAAATGAAAATCTTCAAAAGTACAATACGATGGTTTTGATCGATTTTGTAAAGGGAAATTTTGAGATCAAAGATGCAATTAATCAAAAAGTGACCGAACTTGAGGAAATAAAAAAGACCAATCCTGTAGTAAACTATCAGGTATTTGAAAATAATGGAGAATACATTCTGGATTTTCTAATAACTGAAAATTCTAAAGACGGAAAAGAAATATTGATAGCAGAAAGAAATGTTTACCGTTACAAGCTTATTAATGAAAACAATAATAAAGGAGTTATGCTATTTGCAGTAAGTGAAAGGGGCTACAAAGAAAATATGGAGGCTTTTTTTAACAATCTCAAAGAGAATTCTACCAAGCTAGTAGAAATTGTAGGAAATTACAAACTCCCTGATATTAAAATAAAATAGTGAATTACCATTCTGCAAAAACCTTCAACTATCTTAGTTTTCTGCAGGCTGACAATAACATGAAACAAACCTAACAGGCTTTAAAAACCTGTTAGGTTTAGAGTTTGCAAAGACATATTTTTAATCCAAAGAGACTTCACCACTCACCCCAATCTCCTCCAAAAACACCCCATCATGCGAAATCACCACCAAAGTTCCATGATAATCCTTAATAGAATTCGTCAAAATTTCCACGTTTTGAAGGTCTAAATTATTCGTCGGTTCATCGAGAATAATCATATCGGGAGCTTTATTACTGATGGAAAGTCCGCACAGAAGGAGTCGCAGACGTTCTCCGCCGCTCAGAACACCGCATTTTTTGTCCCAGGTTTCCTTTCCGAATAAAAATCTTGACAGTAAGGTTTTCACTTCCGATTCCTGCATCGCATTGTCATTGAACTGTTGGGCAAAATCATACACCGTCGCATTTTTATCAATCAAAGAATACTCCTGATCAATATAAATCATCTGAAAATCCGACTTTGAAATCATCCCGACAGAAGGTTGTAAATCTCCCAACAAGAGCTTTATCAACGTCGTTTTCCCCGAACCGTTCGAACCTTTGATGGAAATCCTGTCACCGCTTCGGATTTCAAGATTGAGGTTTTCTTTCCAAAGATTTTTTTCATTATATTTAAAATTAATTTCCTCCGCTGAAATCAAAATTTTCCCCGAATGCAGATTCGAATCATTAAAATTAACCTTCATCTGATCCGAATTTCTCACCGACGAACGCAAGTCCCGCAAGTCACCCGAAATATCATTAATTTTCTCGGCATGAATGGATTTTAATTTTGAAGAATTTTTCTCTGCATTATTTCGCAGCGTATTCATCATAATTCTCGCCACACCCGATTTCTCCTGCTTTCCTTTTCCTCGTGCATCGAGTTTTTGCTTTCGTTCCAAGGTTTCGCGTTCCTTTTCTTTTGCCTTTTTCAATGCCCTTTCTTTGGAATGAATATCGTTTTGCAAGGCTTCATTTTCAATTTCTTTTTGTTCGGCATAAAAATCATAATTTCCGCCATAGATCGAAATTCCCTGATTGCTCAGTTCAAAAATGGTATCAACTAAATTCAGCAAAGTCCGGTCATGACTGACAATCACAACCGTTGAGCTTGTTTTTTCAATAAAATCATACAACAGATTCCGCCCTTCCAAATCTAGGTGATTCGTTGGCTCATCCAGCAAAATGATTTCAGGTTGGTTGATTTGAATTCCCGCAAGAAAGACCTTTGTTTTTTGTCCGCCACTCAGACTTTCCAGCTTTTGGTTTAATTTTAAGTTTTCTAATTTCCAGTATTGCAAAGCATTTTGGCAGCGTTCTTCGATATCCCAATCGTCATTCAGTGTTTCAAAATAGACTTCATCCACTTCCCCACTCGTAATTTTTTGAAGAGCTTCCAGTTTTTTATCGATTTTTAAACATTCCGCAACCGTCAAATCATTAAAATTCCCAAACATCTGCGGAACATAGAAAATGTCACCCTGAATATGGATGTTTCCTTCCAAAGGTTCAATTTCATTCGCAATGATTTTCAGCAGGGTAGATTTTCCCATGCCGTTGCTTCCGACCAAAGCCGATTTCGTATGCGTTTGTATCGTTAAGTTGATAGAATTAAATAGCAGATTTCCCGCCGGAAACCCAAAGGATATATTTTGTAGAAAAAGCATGATTTCTTTCTTAATTAAGGTTAAACTTCAATAACATTTTCGTTATTGTTCAATTAAATCTGAAAGAAATTATATCCTACATTATCGTTTTTGGGCTTTGTGAGTGGCAAAGATAATAATTTTTTAAATATTCTTCATTTTGAAACAAATCACATTACGTTTGTCATTCATCTCAACAGTTTTATTATTCATTATCTATTGCTTATTACTTATTTTTTTCAGGAGCTATTTCCCGCTTTCCGTTACAATCTTTTTTTTCAAAAAAGGATTTCCACTGCAATCGGGGCTAGGGTTTTTGTCGTTTCTTCAATGTATGACAATCAATTCAACATCCCTTTGTCATCCTGAAAGGATCTCAACAACGCAATTCAAAAACTTTGTATAGATCCTTTCAGGATAACAAACTGTGTGGAAATAAGATGTAAAATAGATTCTTTACTCCGCTTCCGCTCCGTTCTGAATGACACAACCCCACATTAAACCCATTTACCCTAAAACTCTAAAACACTCTTACCCTGAAACCTTAAAAAACTTTCATCAAAATTCCGTAACTTTGCCGCCTACTAAAAATTTTATGGAAAGTATTAAAGTTCACGACAAAACTTTCGTTCCTTATTTGCAGGATGCCGAAATTCAGGAGATCGTAAAGGAAACGGCTTTAAAAATTTATGAAGATTACAAGGATGAAGTTCCTGTTTTCATTGGGGTTTTGAATGGAGTGATCATGTTCTTCTCAGACCTTTTGAAACATTATCCGGGAAATTGCGAGATCGCTTTTATCCAGATGAGTTCTTATGCGGGAACTGAATCTACGGGGATTGTTTACCAGAAAATGGAACTTACGAAAGACGTAAAAGACCGTCACATCATCTTGGTAGAAGATATTGTGGATACGGGAAATACGGTTGAAAGTCTTTTCAAATATTTTAATGAAACGCAGCGTCCGAAGTCTGTAAAAATCGCTTCTTTTTTACTGAAACCGGAGGTGTATAAGAAAGATTTCAAGCTGGATTATATCGGAAAGGAAATTCCAAATAAATTTGTTCTTGGATACGGACTGGATTATGATGAATTGGGAAGAAATTTACCGAATCTGTATCAGCTAGCAGAAGGACAAATCAATCATTAAAAAATTGCTATGAGCTTTTAGCTTCTGGCTATTAGCTTTAAAAATAGATCTAAGTAAAAGTAAAATATTAACTAAAAAAGCTAAAAGGCCTAAAGCATATTGCCTACAGCCTAAGGCATCATCAACATTATGATAAACATTGTTCTGTTCGGCCCTCCAGGAAGTGGAAAAGGAACTCAGGCTCAAAATCTGATCGAGAAATTTAATTTAAAGCAAATCTCAACAGGTGACCTTTTCAGATTTAATATGAAAAATGATACCGAACTTGGGAGACTGGCAAAATCATACATCGATAAAGGAGAATTGGTTCCTGATCAGGTAACAACAGATATGCTGATTGATGAGATCAGAAAACCTACCGACGCGGCAGGATTTATTTTCGACGGATATCCAAGAACC
Protein-coding regions in this window:
- a CDS encoding type II toxin-antitoxin system RelE/ParE family toxin, translating into MKYKISKEASNDLEKIWLYTFEIWSKEQADHYFDLLMDEIEYLSENPKSGKDYSEIRKGYFRSRVKSHFIFYKINIKNEEIEIIRILHQQMDISSRLDE
- a CDS encoding SMI1/KNR4 family protein; translation: MINEEIIQRIEINIQNFKDNFKNDYKLLSVASPKSIENFESKFAVKIPDDFKWFLLNISNGIVNTEQYGFNLIDRIDFSDYYYLPDEFNPSLPFKLNDDFDFETDEYDDFINGTIHLAGYGCGCYSFIVVNGEEYGNVWIDNYASNSEVSPIKSELKNRLNFHEWLDEKINSMISQKNEKENFRQKQLQEEKKQVHQHYEKLKSDFNGKASNVRLSIFEKIKQIFK
- the abc-f gene encoding ribosomal protection-like ABC-F family protein, producing the protein MLFLQNISFGFPAGNLLFNSINLTIQTHTKSALVGSNGMGKSTLLKIIANEIEPLEGNIHIQGDIFYVPQMFGNFNDLTVAECLKIDKKLEALQKITSGEVDEVYFETLNDDWDIEERCQNALQYWKLENLKLNQKLESLSGGQKTKVFLAGIQINQPEIILLDEPTNHLDLEGRNLLYDFIEKTSSTVVIVSHDRTLLNLVDTIFELSNQGISIYGGNYDFYAEQKEIENEALQNDIHSKERALKKAKEKERETLERKQKLDARGKGKQEKSGVARIMMNTLRNNAEKNSSKLKSIHAEKINDISGDLRDLRSSVRNSDQMKVNFNDSNLHSGKILISAEEINFKYNEKNLWKENLNLEIRSGDRISIKGSNGSGKTTLIKLLLGDLQPSVGMISKSDFQMIYIDQEYSLIDKNATVYDFAQQFNDNAMQESEVKTLLSRFLFGKETWDKKCGVLSGGERLRLLLCGLSISNKAPDMIILDEPTNNLDLQNVEILTNSIKDYHGTLVVISHDGVFLEEIGVSGEVSLD
- the hpt gene encoding hypoxanthine phosphoribosyltransferase, which gives rise to MESIKVHDKTFVPYLQDAEIQEIVKETALKIYEDYKDEVPVFIGVLNGVIMFFSDLLKHYPGNCEIAFIQMSSYAGTESTGIVYQKMELTKDVKDRHIILVEDIVDTGNTVESLFKYFNETQRPKSVKIASFLLKPEVYKKDFKLDYIGKEIPNKFVLGYGLDYDELGRNLPNLYQLAEGQINH